From the genome of Mucilaginibacter paludis DSM 18603:
CAGGTGATTTTTATACCCGGTTTTTTCTTCATACAGCCAGTCGGTTTCAGTTTTTAGCCTGAAAACAAAATCCTGATCTGTCGTTATATCGCTAAATTCGATCCCTTTTGGCGATAGCCTTAATAACCCGTTTTGATCATGATCCAAGCTGTTGATCAACCGGTCGATATCAGCTTTTTCATCAGGCTTAACTGTATAGATCAAAATGGTTTGCTCGCCGGAGCAGATCATCCCGCTTTGATTTTTGGCCGCCTTTTTATCGTGAAACTGCTGCTTTAAGGTAACCGTATACTCGTCACGGCGCAATTGCTCTTTTGCCAGCTCTACAAATTTGTGCTCCATAACGCCGCCACCTATGGAGCCTTCCATCGCGCCCTGCTTATTTACTGCCATGGCAAAACCCTGCCGTCCCGGACTGCTGCCACTACTCTGCAAAACATACAACAGCATCACCGGAATATTCAGCGACAGGCTATTGCTGATTAACTTCCAAACTGCTTGTTGTTTCCTCATTCTTTTCCTGGTCTGGTTTTAGCGGTTTGGAGTATAAGGCCATCAAAGTTTTCTCGGGCGTCATCGGGGCCGAAAGGGGGATATGGGCCGACGGGTTAAACGCCTTGATGGCATTGCGCAATGCAAAATAGGCGCCTATACCGTACATTAAAGGCGGCTCGCCAACGGCCTTGGAGCGGAAGATGGCTAAGTTATCGTAACTGCTGTCTAAAAAATCGATATCCAATACCTTGGGCACCGAATAAATATCAGGCACTTTATAAGTTGATAAGGCGTTGGATTTGAGCTTGCCGTTTTTATCATAAATTAGCTCTTCCATCGTCATCCAGCCAATACCCTGAACAATTCCACCCTCAATTTGCCCGCGGTCAATCAGCGGGTTCATGCTTACGCCAAAATCGTGTACCACCTTAACGGCGTCAATCTCATAAGTTCCGCGCAGGCAGTCTATGCTTACCTGCGTGATAGCTGTGCCATAAACGTGATATGCAAAAGGGTGCCCTTTCTCTTTAAGCTTGTCATAATGGATCTCGGGGGTGGCATAATGCGCATGTTCCGACAGGCTGACGCGTTTAAAAAATGCCGCCATAATTAAGCGCTCCCAGGTGTAATCCTGTTTTTCGTTATTGATATAAACGTGATTGTCCTTCAGGGTAACGCTCTCTGCAGCCACATGCATTTCTTCAGCAATAACCTGTTTTAAGCGGTCGGCAATCTGGCTGCACGCCATAAAAACAGCTTTTCCGTTTAAATCGGCGGTGGCGCTTGCTGCGGACGGCGAAGTGTTGGCTACCCGGCTGGTACTGGTTGATTGCAGCTTTACCTTATCGCTATCAATACCAAAAACAAAGGCCGCCACTTGCAGCATTTTGGTATTTACCCCTTGCCCCATCTCTACAGCGCCGGTGCTTACGCTTACGCTGCCATCGGTATAAACGTGAACCAGCGCCCGGCCCTGGTTCATCATGGTATTGGTGAACGATATGCCAAAGCAGATGGGCATCATGGCAAGGCCTTTTTTATAAAGGCGGTTGTTTTTATTGAAATCTTCGGTTTCTACTTTGATACGGCTGATATCAAATTTGCTCTCCGCCTTATCCCAGCAGGCGCGGGCTTCACTTACGGCCAATTGCCCATAAGGAAATTCGTCGCCGGTTTTATTGAGGTTGATTTGCTGGATAACCGATGCATCAACACCCAGGTTTTCGGCTGCTTTTACAATGGCAGCCTCTATTACAAACATCCCCTGCGGGCCACCGAAACCGCGAAAGGCCGTATTGGGCGGCAGGTTTGTTTTGCAGCTGTACGCTACGGCCTGTACGTTGGGTATAAAGTAAGTATTGGTGCAATGGAATAAGGTGCGCTCAAGTACCGCTGGCGACAGATCGGCCGCCGCGCCGGCATTTTGATAAAAGGTAACCTCGTAGGCCAGTATCTTGAAATCCTTGTCTAAGCCAATCTTAAAGTCGGATGAATAGGGGTGCCTTTTGCCCGTCATGGCCATATCTTCCATCCGGTCCAAAGCATACTTCACCGGCTTTTTCAGTAGGTGCGCCGCCAGCGCGCATAAGGCGGCCCAGGCATTGGCCTGATCTTCTTTGCCGCCAAAACCTCCGCCGAGGCGAATCACATCAACCTCTACCTGGTGCATTGGCAGGCCCAATACCTTACACGAGGCCTGTTGCGTGGCACGCGGGCTCTGTGTTGACGAGTAGATTTTTAACGCGTTGTTTTCCTGTGGGATGGCATAAGCGCCCTGGGTTTCGATATACAGATGTTCCTGCCCGTTGGTTTCGGCTACGCCATCAAAAATATATTGGCAGTGTTGCCAGGCACTTTGAGTATCACCCAGCCTGTGTGTACGTGGCGGAACGATCAATTGCCCCAGGGCTTGCGCTTCGCGCGGATCGGTAATTACGGGCAGCGGATCAATCTCAACCTTGATCTTCTTCACCGCCGCGTGTGCGGCTTCGGTACTTTCGGCCACTACAAAAGCGATGGGCATCCCGCAAAAATCAACATGATGATCGGCCAGTAAAGGTTCATCGGGTACAATTCCGCCTATCTGGTTTGCGCCGGTAATATCTTTATAGGTTAGTATCTTTACTACGCCGGGAGCTTTTTCCGCTTCGGAAAGATCCAGCTTTTTGATCACCCCGTTTGCAACCGGCGAACCGAACGAAGCTCCAAATAAGGTGCCTTGAATTAATGGTATATCATCTAAATAAATGGATTCGCCCCGCGTGTGTGTCCTGGAATCTATATTCTTCATCTTGAATCTCTTGAAAATTATAATAACGTCTTCTTAAGTTATTGATTGTCAATGTTTTTTGCTACGATAATCAGTATTCTTGATTTACAGCATCGGCCCGCTCAATCGCCGCGGGAAGGGCTTTGTTCTTTTTTCTTGACAAAAAAGAACCAAAAAGTCAAGACTGCCCGATCCTTCCGCCCGCAGGCCAACTCCCGGCCCGGCGTGCAGTCGGGGCCTTTGCGCACTTTTTTCTGTGCGTTAGAGTAGATCACGAAGTTCCGAACGTCATCCCTGTTTTTTTTCGGTTGGCCGGGTCCATTACTTATAATTAGGCCAGTAATTGATCAACTTCCAGCAAAGGGAATAATTTAATAAAATGGGCTTTAATCAGTTGCGATA
Proteins encoded in this window:
- a CDS encoding XdhC family protein translates to MRKQQAVWKLISNSLSLNIPVMLLYVLQSSGSSPGRQGFAMAVNKQGAMEGSIGGGVMEHKFVELAKEQLRRDEYTVTLKQQFHDKKAAKNQSGMICSGEQTILIYTVKPDEKADIDRLINSLDHDQNGLLRLSPKGIEFSDITTDQDFVFRLKTETDWLYEEKTGYKNHLYIIGGGHCSLALSRLMNTMDFYIRIYDNRPELNTLADNDYVQEKHLINDYSELKDLVCSGKSHYVVIMTFGYRTDDAALRALLGKEFKYVGLLGSKTKIGEMFNSYISSGLATAEHLNKIHSPVGIQIKSQTPEEIAVSIAAEIIKVKNQHLN
- a CDS encoding xanthine dehydrogenase molybdopterin binding subunit; this translates as MKNIDSRTHTRGESIYLDDIPLIQGTLFGASFGSPVANGVIKKLDLSEAEKAPGVVKILTYKDITGANQIGGIVPDEPLLADHHVDFCGMPIAFVVAESTEAAHAAVKKIKVEIDPLPVITDPREAQALGQLIVPPRTHRLGDTQSAWQHCQYIFDGVAETNGQEHLYIETQGAYAIPQENNALKIYSSTQSPRATQQASCKVLGLPMHQVEVDVIRLGGGFGGKEDQANAWAALCALAAHLLKKPVKYALDRMEDMAMTGKRHPYSSDFKIGLDKDFKILAYEVTFYQNAGAAADLSPAVLERTLFHCTNTYFIPNVQAVAYSCKTNLPPNTAFRGFGGPQGMFVIEAAIVKAAENLGVDASVIQQINLNKTGDEFPYGQLAVSEARACWDKAESKFDISRIKVETEDFNKNNRLYKKGLAMMPICFGISFTNTMMNQGRALVHVYTDGSVSVSTGAVEMGQGVNTKMLQVAAFVFGIDSDKVKLQSTSTSRVANTSPSAASATADLNGKAVFMACSQIADRLKQVIAEEMHVAAESVTLKDNHVYINNEKQDYTWERLIMAAFFKRVSLSEHAHYATPEIHYDKLKEKGHPFAYHVYGTAITQVSIDCLRGTYEIDAVKVVHDFGVSMNPLIDRGQIEGGIVQGIGWMTMEELIYDKNGKLKSNALSTYKVPDIYSVPKVLDIDFLDSSYDNLAIFRSKAVGEPPLMYGIGAYFALRNAIKAFNPSAHIPLSAPMTPEKTLMALYSKPLKPDQEKNEETTSSLEVNQQ